In Acidobacteriota bacterium, the genomic window GAAGCCAACAAGAGTCCGGAGCACGCGGCGCAGCCGCCGGTCAATGATCGTTCTCAATCGAAGGCGACTAGTTCCGATCCGGCTTCGAAACCGCGACGCAGCGGCGTCGCCTCTTCAACGAATCATCGGCTCACCCTGGCTCGATTGCAGAGGGAGCGAGAGCTGAGAGCTGAAGGTGAAGCCGCCAAGGAGAAGCTAATGCTGGCGCTCCACATAGCCAGCAGCGCTCTCAACGACGCGCAGAAGGCGATTCACGATGACAGCCCCAAGCCTTAGCTGAAAAGAAATCTTGCAGTACCCACGGAGGACTTATGAAATTGCTTATAACCAAATCAGTGAGAGCGATCGCGCTTTGCTCGGCGCTCGCGGTTCTGGCGGCGGCGCCAGCCTACGCGCAAGACCCGGCAAAGGTAGACATGAGCCACCTCGACAAGTTCGCCGAGCGTGCGGATAAGGTCATTAACGTGACGGTGGACGAACAACTCTTGCGCCTGGCCGCTTCCTTTCTCAACGAGAAGCGATCACCTGATGAGGCGAAAATCAAAGAACTCATTCTTGGCTTGAAAGGCGTCTTCGTTAAACGGTTCGAGTTCGAAAAGGACAACGAATACACGATGGCCGATGTCGATTCGATTCGGACGCAGTTAAACGCGCCGGGATGGTCACACGTTGCCAATGTGCGCAGCAAACGCGAAGGCAACTACGACGTCGTTATCATGAGCGAGGGCAGCATCATCAGAGGGCTCGCCGTGCTGGCTGCAGAACCGAAGGCCTTCACTGTCGTCAACATCGTCGGCCCGATCGATCTTGCGAAGCTTTCGGAACTCGAAGGCAAGTTCGGC contains:
- a CDS encoding DUF4252 domain-containing protein; amino-acid sequence: MKLLITKSVRAIALCSALAVLAAAPAYAQDPAKVDMSHLDKFAERADKVINVTVDEQLLRLAASFLNEKRSPDEAKIKELILGLKGVFVKRFEFEKDNEYTMADVDSIRTQLNAPGWSHVANVRSKREGNYDVVIMSEGSIIRGLAVLAAEPKAFTVVNIVGPIDLAKLSELEGKFGIPHFGLEQIPGMTVTDKKKDKKPEPDNPEQQTTDAAKRPEKKPPTLVRGEKPPTE